The Gadus morhua unplaced genomic scaffold, gadMor3.0, whole genome shotgun sequence genome window below encodes:
- the LOC115538022 gene encoding uncharacterized protein LOC115538022, producing the protein MTSVSITLRGHDISITLRGHDNSITLRGHDISITLRGHDISITLRGHDISITLRGHDNSITLRGHDISITLRGHDISITLRGHDISITLRGHDISITLRGHDISITLRGHDISITLRGHDNSITLRGHDISITLRGHDISITLRGHDISITLRGHDISITLRGHDISITLRGHDISITLRGHDISITLRGHDISITLRGHDISITLRGHDNSITLRGHDISITLRGHDISITLRGHDISITLRGHDISITLRGHDISITLRGHDNSITLRGHDISITLRGHDISITLRGHDISITLRGHDISITLRGHDISITLRGHDISITLRGHDNSITLRGHDISITLRGVRGHDISQYHTKGS; encoded by the coding sequence ATGACATCAGTCAGTATCACACTAAGGGGACATGACATCAGTATCACACTAAGGGGACATGACAATAGTATCACACTAAGGGGACATGACATCAGTATCACACTAAGGGGACATGACATCAGTATCACACTAAGGGGACATGACATCAGTATCACACTAAGGGGACATGACAATAGTATCACACTAAGGGGACATGACATCAGTATCACACTAAGGGGACATGACATCAGTATCACACTAAGGGGACATGACATCAGTATCACACTAAGGGGACATGACATCAGTATCACACTAAGGGGACATGACATCAGTATCACACTAAGGGGACATGACATCAGTATCACACTAAGGGGACATGACAATAGTATCACACTAAGGGGACATGACATCAGTATCACACTAAGGGGACATGACATCAGTATCACACTAAGGGGACATGACATCAGTATCACACTAAGGGGACATGACATCAGTATCACACTAAGGGGACATGACATCAGTATCACACTAAGGGGACATGACATCAGTATCACACTAAGGGGACATGACATCAGTATCACACTAAGGGGACATGACATCAGTATCACACTAAGGGGACATGACATCAGTATCACACTAAGGGGACATGACAATAGTATCACACTAAGGGGACATGACATCAGTATCACACTAAGGGGACATGACATCAGTATCACACTAAGGGGACATGACATCAGTATCACACTAAGGGGACATGACATCAGTATCACACTAAGGGGACATGACATCAGTATCACACTAAGGGGACATGACAATAGTATCACACTAAGGGGACATGACATCAGTATCACACTAAGGGGACATGACATCAGTATCACACTAAGGGGACATGACATCAGTATCACACTAAGGGGACATGACATCAGTATCACACTAAGGGGACATGACATCAGTATCACACTAAGGGGACATGACATCAGTATCACACTAAGGGGACATGACAATAGTATCACACTAAGGGGACATGACATCAGTATCACACTAAGGGGAGTCAGGGGACATGACATCAGTCAGTATCACACTAAGGGGTCATGA